Genomic DNA from Xyrauchen texanus isolate HMW12.3.18 chromosome 28, RBS_HiC_50CHRs, whole genome shotgun sequence:
aactgaACTATTAAACAAAGGAACCCAGGAAAAATGTGGTGGCCAAAAATGCCCAGTAATGAGTTCCACgttttaatatttgtaacatcAAACATAGttcttaacattttatttaggACTATTAATAGATATTATCagaaatatgaatacattttaagttGATTTAATTTAACTTGTAACACAATAATTATTCAAATTGagagtttatttcatttaattccaTTGAGGTGTTTTAAAAAGAGATTTTATATGGTTAAAAAAATGCACTTATAAAGGTAAACAATTTCCAGAGGGCTATTGATCCTTAATGAAgaaaatacatatacagtatatttctaaCACAGTTTTGTGCAGAACTACATTTCTCAGAACACTGTTTAATGTTACTTACAGCATCCTCCTCTCCACTCCGACTAGGGCTGCCCTCTGCCTCGCCGAAAGAGTCATCGGTGGGCGGGTCACTGGCGTGGGATGAGGACTTTGATGGAGAACTCTGCCGAGGGGCTGGGGTGGGTGCTGCAGAGAGGGAAATTGAAGGAACAAAAGGAGATAGAGACAAAGATTGTGAAATAACAGACAGGTCAAGGAAAGAATGGCAGCATTTTGAATTTGTAAATAAGCAAGACCTACTTTCCGTCTGCGTCAATGAGAAATCTTTGCTTACGTCAGCTGTGTACCAAAACCTAGTTCACTGCCTATGGCCTACAAAGGCAGCTGACTTCAAAGGTAGCATCCTAAACATCATGAAACCTTATAAGAGACAAATTTGTGATGCTCtactgtggcaaggaggagggtggTGCTGGGCTGTAATGACGCACACCAGGCTAATCAATCcgacaagagggataaaggtgaccaggggcggcagttcgggagagagagagctacaggcagctgccctgtaggtgtttatgtttgtgtctttttgtttatttaatattactTTGATACTTTATccagttctcgcttcctcctttcccttttacccattacatctacataggcagcaactaaGTACGACACACAAATAGCACACTGCAAGGGTGACTCAACTCGCAACTGATTCAGATAGAGGTTGACGATAGCATGTTGGTAAGCTAACCGCATGATAGtctaataatcataaaaaagtcCACCGCACACACAAAgattgggtaaaacaataaatTACCCCAAAAAGGTGTTGTCCACCATTTTTCATTTAGCACTGTGAAGTCAGGGATACATGCGATGCTGCCTAATAAATTGATCAAAAAAAAGTTTCTTACAAGGCGGCACAATTAGGTTACCtaacttttggaacagccttgaCCCAAACTAGAAAGCTCTATTAATaattcacaacattaaaacattttatttgaagaaAATCATCGAAAATCGATGGTGATTGGGTACTTCTATGTTTGGTAGATCTCACTTAGGGATTGCAGTTCTGGTGGGAGATCTGGACCCAGATTAATTATTTGTTGGATTTTACAAGACACAATTGTAGATTGTAATTGAGCAGGCTGAGCATGCACAATCTTATATTCCTGACCGTTCAAAATGCAGGTTACATGTTGACAGATTTGTTCTGTTCTGACTGCAGACGCTTTAGCTAGCACGTCCACATTAGTTGTCATAGTAACGATGCAAACCTGCTTATATGCACCAAGTGTGAGAGTTTCGGGATGTTTTTCATGAGGGCATCCAAAAACAcattcttcacaaaaaaaaaatgcttaaaaatgggagaggtggcatatgcaatgtttATAGCTGCTAAGGTCTACAACTGTCCCGTTTTTATCCCATAAAGGATGCCTAATGTCCCgtttttgaagcaaaaaagggTTTGACAGCGAGAACCTTAAAAAGGACTCCCATCCTTAACTGTAGCACCCAGCAGAAGAAACATAAATTGGTGCCAGTGAAACATGATCATAATCATCAATAAAACTCACAGCTTTGGTCACCTCAGAACAGGTGTCAGCCAAAATTATAGCTAGTAATGAGCCAAACAGAGTAAATCTTACACTTGTTTATTAAATTATCTGATTCAAAGCAACTGATGTGCCGTTGAGCAATGAAGGTACAACCATATTTTTCATCCAATGGGAAAATAACTAAAAATCTATTGCAGCCTGACAGGAACGGCACTGAATTCTTCACACTTACTTTAAAGTCGAGACTCATTGGTTATCAATTATACATAAAAACAATGTTCCTTTTTGGACTCATGCAACATTAAAATGCTTTTGTTTCAGTGCATTTAACAGCTTTCACATTTAGCCAGGAAATTCCCTTTGTACTCAAACATGTAATGTGTTATCTCTCATAAAagatttagaaaatatattttctctccattttacaatatatttaaattcatacatttggaagaagctttaatccaaagcaacttgcagtgCATTCAAGCAATACATTGTATCAGTCCATGCATTcactgggaatcgaacccatgaccctGGCCTTAATTGTACTTCACAGAACTCAAGAACAAAAGAGGTCAAACTTAAGGTTTGCCTCCAGTGGGATTCCAAATTGCAACTTTTGATAATTAGCCAACTTCTGCCTATATGATCGGTGGAAAAACACTTGTTGATGTAAACCCAAGACCTGTCATAATGGTGCCTTTTGTGGATCAAAATTCCTCATTGTCACCTAATAAATGAGTTTGTCTCTCACACAGCGTCCCACAGATGGACTGCTTGTGTGCAAAGGTGCGACAGTGCAGCATTCTGTCGCAGCAATAATTAGCACTACAGAAGCAAGAGGATCCAAACAGGCTCAACACACACAGCAGGACTCCCCTGAGATCAGTGATAATTACACTGCTCGCCAGCCGCACAGCTGGGCCTGtgactgactctctctctctcaaatgctGTCGTTCCCCACCACAGTACTAATTGTAATTTTCACACTGACTAAAGACAATGCCTTCTGGGCAACAACATCAAAGCCCACCTTTCAACCTTTGACTGAAATAAGGATGTGTTAATGAAAGACTGGATGAGGGATAATAAAACAAAAGTGTGAGTTTAAAGTTCTGTAGTAGGAAAGGGATAAAGTATGTCTAGCAGCATCAGTACTCACTCTTAAAGAAGGACTATGGAACTAAAAAGGATATGGTGGAAGCTGCACAATGTAATTTAGCCAAGTCGGACATATTCCTGGATCATCATCcattgttggttggttggttaatAAGAATCTTGTTCAGATTCCAACCCCAGCACTTAGTCTAACACTAATCCTAAAATACGATTGATTCATAAGACATGTTTCTAGACCATCAactttgttggtcctggaacaacactatcaaccaatcagattttagaatTATGTTTTAGGTTTAGGAAAAGGGTAATGTTAGCACAAAATTCTTATTAAtctattttttatatagttttctttgtagatttacagtatgtacagtatttagGGTATATGGCACTATAGTGAATATAATGGAAGTGGTATATAATGTAATGGCCAAATATAATGGCCAAGTCAGACAAGTCGAATTTGTCGATTTGGCCAAGTCGGACATGTTTCTGTATCAACATCATTTGCTGGAAATGAAACAGCATACCCCTACCCTGACAATTAATAATGTGCCTGGATAAATAtcttttgttggtcctggaacaaaaTTCCCATCACACAATCTCTATCTCTACCCATAAACCCAACCTAATCTATACAATCTGATTTAAAATGAATTGAACTGGTTGATTTGAATGTTTTTCCAGGACCAACAAAGATGTTGCCAAACCGTGGTAAGCTGACTTCCACCTTTAAAATTGAATGAATCAGGACACTATCCTGGATAAAAAACCATTCTGGTCCTATAACAACATTCCAATCCACCAATACAATTTTTGTGATAGGTTAGAGGTTAGGGTTAATAATAGAGCTGAGGTTAGGTGAACAACATTTTTATCAACCCATATTTTTTACTCTGATTTTAGAAATTGGTTAGGAAAATGTGGTGGAAGTCATGCGCTTGGAAGTGATTAACTTTTTATCGTGAACAATCCAAATAATCTTAGAATcgaataaacataatttattatattttaaacatcATACATACGTGAGTTGGTGGAGGGTGTGGTGGAGGTGACCGGTGTAAGGTTCATCTGCGAGATGTCAAAGTCATCGCAATCGTCTGTGTCTTGCGCCATTCCCACTTTGCTGAAGTAGCTGGTGAAAGCATCTGTGGTGCAGGACAGGCTAGGCTGCTCACTTTTCCTTGCAGGCATGGCTGGCGGCTTTGCCATTTGGAAGTCCTTAAACATTTCCTTGTTCATTTTTGCCTGTCTCTGCAGCGTGCGCTCTCCGTGTTGCGGACTGGAGGCCGTGGAGGCAGAGGTGCCTGCTACGGCTCCACCCATGGCTGCCGTGGGCATCTCGAAAGATGCAGACATTGCCATAGGGGCCAGTGCCTGAAACATGGCAGCAGGAAGCGGTCCGACTGTCTGGGCGGGCATGAAAGCAGCAGGCGAAAAGTGGGCCCCTGCCATTGCTGCCCACTGTTGCTGAGTGGCAGGGAAAAGGTTGGCCTGGCCCCAGATCAGAGGCTGAGCACCTGGTAAGACCTGGGCAACTTGCACTGGGGACTGGACACCAAATGCTAATGGAGCCTGAGAGGCAAACTGTTGCTGTGCCCATGCCGGTGgcacagctcccatcgtcacatAACCTGAAGAACAGCAATGCAGAGAGAGACAATGAGAGATGGAGAGACAAACAAATCATGGCTCACAAATCTATCTGTATTTAAAGACCCAGTGAAATGGCTTGGTGAGCACACTTTTCTTTTCTGTGATGACACAGTTCCTATTGAAACTAGATTtagatttcagcagcagaacttctGGCCTTTTgtcactgaattcacagtgtgaacaGTCTGTTCACGGGGTCTTTAAGAGGACACTTTTCTTTGCCAATCGATTATCAGACATTAAAGACATCTCTTCAAACCAACAAACAAGCTTTTCCATAAATCTTTATATAAAGACTGCACATGAAAATGTTCCATTTAAGGACTTCAGGCTGCAGCAATAGATCACTGGATGTCTAGGGTAAGATGACCTGGATTTCTGTAATGAAAATGGTCTTTATGGCTCAGATGAACTATTGTAATTACTGCTCACAATAGGCCTGGCCTTAATGAATAGCAACGCCCTTTAAAAGAGGGCATTACAACAGTCTCACTCATATCACATTGAGGCTTATTTCGTTACACAACTAGCTCTTTCATTTCAATAAGCAACACTGATTCAAATAATAAATACCAAAGTCGTATGTTATCTATATGACATGATACACAGTGGGAGTATGTCTGGAATATTACACTGTGCAGCATAGAGGCCTGAGATCAGTATATAATTTGCTCAATTACCTACAAAACAATTAAGAAGTTGCACTTTTTTACATTTGACTGGTAATAACAACATCAGTCATCCTTCTGGTATTATTTATTTGGTTTATCCTGCATCTTCATTGTAGCTGTTACAGTGTCGTTATGAAATATGTGCTCGTCCTCCATTTCTGATGACTTCATTAAATGAAGAAGACATGACAATGTTTTAAGTGGTAGCTGATTTTTACTGTGCATTCTAGGAATTTCTAGGGAGATAACGTTTTGGTGCACAGATTTTGACAATGGGACTACCAAAGAAATGGCCTACTCCCTAGGCTGTGTATTTACTACTAAACCAGGGAGCAGACTGAAACACCTATCATTACTTGACACAAGGTAACATGGTCTGCAAATTTTTAAGAGCCGACTGGATGGTATGAATCTTAACAAATAAACTGATCCTCCTGGTCAGCTGTAAACTGTTCCAATGGAATTGCAATAATGGTTTGAGGTGTGCTCATTTGCGAAATGTCAGGACTAATGGTATGCTTGAAAATGTTCTTCTATATGTGTAAGATAATTGTGAATATCCATCTTTCAGGCAGGTAGCAATGGGCTGTCTCAGGAAAACACAACTCTAAACTGGTCCATGATGGCCCAAGCAATACTGAAGGATAATCTATCTGAATTCTGGACCCCGAATTGAGCCCAATTTTTGCAGGCCATTAACTATGTGCACCATTTTTGGGAAAAAGCTTGGCAGCCAATCTGAGTTATGGATCCACCATTGGTAAATAGGCGGGAATTATCAAAATCCATTTAGAATGCATGGCCAGCAAAACCCACAGCCCATTTTGAGTATCATGGTGACTTTGTGCTTTGTTGTCCAACCAGTCAAGGATAGATTTAGGGGTTACTGAGTTGTACTAGTTTAGTATGTGAGTGTATTttgatgtgttgttttgtttattctactaatccattataaaatacaataaatgaatagTTCCGGTCCTGGATGCTGCTTGGTATTGATACAGTGTTCCAGCCATACAAAAATCCACAATAAAATAACATCTATGACGCAAAACACCTGTTCACTATATCACTGCACAATACACGTAGCGGATCATTATGTTTGTTGCATAGCAACATTCTGTTGTGTCAGATATTATATTTTCTAGTGAAAGAATGGCACTTAATTAATTTGCTTAGTACAATAATGTTTTAATGGAAATGGGGAAACATTATTACTTTAAAGCCAAACAATGACAAAATGACTCCGTAAACAGAACTGTGTGGGTGAAAAATGTGCTCGTGTTATCATAACTGAACTGTGAGAATCCCATCAGGGCAGGTGTGTCGGAGTCAATCCTGGTGTTTATAAATTTACAACACAGAGGGGAGTTTGACTGAGGGAATGAATTGAAGACAAATGGGACAGATGATACACTACTTGATACCTCACATATCAATGTTGTACTGTTTACTGTTTCAGAGGAAGTCAATCTGGCTGCAACAGATGTCCCAGAGAGAGCACAATCACTGCACATGGGCTATTTGTTTTTAAGAATTGGTTCACATATCATGACAGGAGTGTTCCAGGAGAAATTAAATTGGTACCACTCTACATTACAGAGTCCATGTTATACAAATTATTTGTCAATTTTATGCCAATAGCAATATCAATGTACAATTACAAGCAGCTACAGCATACAAGGTAATTATTTATGATGTACTTGTTGTTCACTGCTATAactcaatatttatatatatatatatatatatatatattaatatattacttCACGTGATACAACTAATTAAGATGGGGAAAGTAAGGTGAGGAAAGTTAGAATGGATAACGATATAAATTGACCccagggaaaaaaaattaaatgataaaaaatgtatgacCCTTTAAAGCAGATGCAGGTTTGCATGTTAAAAAGGCATCAAGCAGGTACAAATATAGACACACGAACACACAGAGTAGAGATACAGCAGGTATATAGCTGTCTCCTCTGCAGGGCATTTATCTTTCAGATCAGTACACAGGCCAGTAATGAGAGCATTATTATTCTACTGCAGTAGGATGGGACAACTTATTTAGTCAGAACTAGGCAGGCACACTATGTAATTTACCTCTGCCCTGTTTCCctttctctatctctttctctaaTTCATTTTCTTGGTACTGTATTATTAacttctgtacacacacacatcaactgaGTTAAAAACATGTCATACCTGAGGGCACAGAGGCAGGGTTAAAGGGGGAGAACAGTTCAGGCTGGTGGGTCAGCGAAGGGTCCAAAGTGTTAGCTGGAGATGCTGGGGTCTGTAGAAGAGGAAATTCATACTAGTCTAAAGAGAACCTTTCCAATAAAGCATAAACAATATTCACCCAATAACTTGCTAAACATTAGAACTGGAGTATGTTTGAAATGTCACCCTACCATACTACTTTACTATAAATGCAAATGTTCTGCATCCTTATAGTACCCAAATTAAGTACTACATCCattaaaatgtgcagtatacaatcaGAGCACACTGGATACCATTTTACATACCagttctttattagaatgcagTATACAGTATCTACTGTGCATTTAGTGTTATGTTAGCTTTCTGTTATGAAACATCCCCATAGTCCTTAATATTTTAGTGCCCACGTGTTTACTTACCGACGGGGAGGTAATATCAGGAGGGGTGGACATGTCTCCAAAAAGTTCTAACTGGTTGATATTCTGCAGAGGAAATGGAACATTTACCATCACAAAATCAGACCAGAGTTCCACCTCAACATTCACTTCCATGCCACTTTAATCATGGCCACACAATAGCACCTACCTCAGGCAAAAAGTTGTTTGAATACACAAGGTGACTTATGGGAGTGACGAAGGGGTGGTATAGGATATTTGATGATGATAACTTTCTATACCAACCTTAATGTAGAGCACATAGACACGGATACATACACCCCATGGAAAACAATTGACTGTAGTCACTTACTGATTCTGATGATTATTTTAGAGAATTTAAGTTGTTCTAAAATAAAGCATAGTggtgatagcatcatgctgtgggggtgtttttcagcggtagGGActggttgaaggaaagctgaaggcagagatatccttaatgaaaacctggtccagagcgctcaggacctcagacagggccgaaggttcaccttccaacaagacaatgaccctaagcacacagccaagacaacacaagagtggcttagggacaactctgtggaTGTCCTttagctctggctgggccacttaaTGAGTTAAGGGTCTAAATACTTATGCcaatgtaatatttcagtttattctttttaaaacgtttgcaaaattatcaaaaatctgtttttttgctttgtcattatgaggtatgattgtagattgatgtgaataaaaataaaaataatttaaagaattttagcatcaggctgcaacataaaaaaaatgaaggggtctgaatgcttgctgaatgcactgtatatttgcATGCTGAAATTACAAACCACTATGAAGTCCCACATCTCCCATAGGAATTTTTCCACACAATTGTGGAACATGTACCTGAACTAAAATCAGTTTGTTGTGGAAATTTACACATTCCAATGAAATTCCAAGCATGTTTTTCCACCAGGGACACGGAAGCaggaattttatttaaatatgttttccataacagaccaaaatattactcctttttcactgtacatcttagcATTGCAGTCTCCttagcgatcatgatttcaagctcgattaaacaagatgtatagtgaaaaagtcacccagttctcacccaaaaccaactggatcacttcagaagacattgattaaactac
This window encodes:
- the LOC127621597 gene encoding disabled homolog 1-like isoform X1; this translates as MSTEAELQPAARPSVRKDSKKRGQDRSEAALIKRFKGDGVRYKAKLIGIDEVTAARGDKLCQDSMMKLKGIAASARSKGEHKQKVFLTVSFGGIKIFDEKSGVLQHHHAVHEISYIAKDITDHRAFGYVSGKEGNHRFVAIKTAQSAEPVILDLRDLFQLIYEIKQREEIEKKAQKDKQCEQAVYQTILEEDVEDPVYQNINQLELFGDMSTPPDITSPSTPASPANTLDPSLTHQPELFSPFNPASVPSGYVTMGAVPPAWAQQQFASQAPLAFGVQSPVQVAQVLPGAQPLIWGQANLFPATQQQWAAMAGAHFSPAAFMPAQTVGPLPAAMFQALAPMAMSASFEMPTAAMGGAVAGTSASTASSPQHGERTLQRQAKMNKEMFKDFQMAKPPAMPARKSEQPSLSCTTDAFTSYFSKVGMAQDTDDCDDFDISQMNLTPVTSTTPSTNSPPTPAPRQSSPSKSSSHASDPPTDDSFGEAEGSPSRSGEEDAAGDSQQSLGSSESRAEPESSEADSPQVGS
- the LOC127621597 gene encoding disabled homolog 1-like isoform X2 — protein: MSTEAELQPAARPSVRKDSKKRGQDRSEAALIKRFKGDGVRYKAKLIGIDEVTAARGDKLCQDSMMKLKGIAASARSKGEHKQKVFLTVSFGGIKIFDEKSGVLQHHHAVHEISYIAKDITDHRAFGYVSGKEGNHRFVAIKTAQSAEPVILDLRDLFQLIYEIKQREEIEKKAQKDKQCEQAVYQTILEEDVEDPVYQYIVFEAGHEPIRDQSEESIYQVPTSQQKEGVYDVPKRHPKRHNEQINLLELDTDLLLVTKNINQLELFGDMSTPPDITSPSTPASPANTLDPSLTHQPELFSPFNPASVPSGYVTMGAVPPAWAQQQFASQAPLAFGVQSPVQVAQVLPGAQPLIWGQANLFPATQQQWAAMAGAHFSPAAFMPAQTVGPLPAAMFQALAPMAMSASFEMPTAAMGGAVAGTSASTASSPQHGERTLQRQAKMNKEMFKDFQMAKPPAMPARKSEQPSLSCTTDAFTSYFSKVGMAQDTDDCDDFDISQMNLTPVTSTTPSTNSPPTPAPRQSSPSKSSSHASDPPTDDSFGEAEGSPSRSGEEDAAGDSQQSLGSSESRAEPESSEADSPQVGS